One part of the Truepera radiovictrix DSM 17093 genome encodes these proteins:
- a CDS encoding YdcF family protein, whose product MAKRFVWLLALTLLGGGVAGEPTPGCPADTLLVMGAAQYDGVPSPAFARRLDRAFELYEAGCAEKILVTGGKRPGDRFTEGEAGVRYLAARGVPETALLKETKSRSSLQNLRYSLPLVRGERVLIVTDDLHTYRTGFLAQELGLDATVTGVPTKGPRLPYLLREAASVTAYLLGRR is encoded by the coding sequence GTGGCTAAACGGTTCGTTTGGCTCCTCGCGCTCACCCTGCTCGGCGGGGGCGTCGCCGGTGAGCCGACCCCCGGCTGCCCCGCCGACACGCTGCTGGTCATGGGCGCCGCCCAGTACGACGGCGTCCCCTCGCCCGCCTTCGCGCGGCGCCTCGACCGGGCGTTCGAGCTCTACGAGGCGGGCTGCGCCGAGAAGATCCTGGTCACGGGCGGCAAGCGCCCCGGCGACCGCTTTACCGAGGGGGAGGCGGGGGTGCGCTACTTAGCGGCGCGCGGGGTGCCCGAGACGGCCCTCTTAAAGGAGACGAAGAGCCGCTCGAGCCTGCAAAACCTCCGCTACAGCCTGCCGCTGGTTCGGGGTGAACGCGTGCTCATCGTCACCGACGACCTGCACACCTACCGCACGGGCTTTTTGGCGCAAGAGCTCGGCCTCGACGCAACCGTCACCGGCGTCCCCACCAAGGGGCCGCGTCTGCCCTACTTGCTGCGCGAAGCGGCGAGCGTGACGGCTTACCTCTTGGGGCGCCGGTAG
- a CDS encoding alpha/beta hydrolase, which yields MAAEPPGTLLQGRFQQPLSYRFDLWRPAGPLRGPLLVCLHGYGQSKRASLAFGQRVRHGGPVAALQAPHPHHRRTEAGLRVGFSWVGAAEAGLYEPDEDLANHHRFVQHVIARAHAEGLAAAPRAFLFGFSQSVSLNYRFAAAHPELLLGVIAVAGATPSAWERAAPRLGVPVLHIAPTDDEAYPRARAQRFRERLAAATDDLTWLEPPGGHRVPSACYPVMRRWLLERARP from the coding sequence GTGGCGGCCGAACCGCCGGGGACGCTGCTACAGGGGCGCTTCCAACAACCCTTAAGCTACCGCTTCGACCTCTGGCGTCCGGCGGGGCCGCTGCGGGGGCCGCTGCTCGTCTGCCTGCACGGCTACGGGCAGAGCAAGCGGGCGTCGCTTGCGTTCGGTCAGCGCGTCCGTCACGGCGGCCCGGTCGCCGCGCTCCAGGCGCCGCACCCCCATCACCGCCGCACCGAGGCGGGGTTACGCGTCGGTTTCAGCTGGGTCGGCGCCGCTGAAGCGGGCCTTTACGAACCGGACGAAGACCTCGCCAACCACCACCGCTTCGTGCAGCACGTCATCGCCCGCGCTCACGCGGAGGGGCTAGCGGCGGCGCCGAGGGCGTTTCTGTTCGGTTTCTCGCAGTCCGTGAGCCTCAACTACCGCTTCGCTGCCGCTCACCCCGAGCTGCTTTTGGGCGTCATCGCCGTCGCGGGGGCGACCCCGTCGGCGTGGGAGCGCGCCGCACCCCGCTTGGGGGTACCCGTGCTCCACATCGCCCCGACCGATGACGAGGCGTACCCGCGCGCACGCGCGCAGCGCTTTCGGGAGCGCCTGGCGGCGGCCACGGACGACCTCACCTGGCTCGAGCCGCCCGGGGGGCACCGCGTGCCGAGCGCGTGCTACCCGGTGATGCGGCGCTGGCTTTTGGAGAGAGCCCGTCCTTAG
- a CDS encoding tetratricopeptide repeat protein, producing MKTGTLKVAPAQTVREGGATTLPPWAEALRAGQLSAALRSLLQEPSADPEVVDALGELEEVRAFLRAKAWDRAHRRVAALKLPEAVRAAMPSDPATLQAQVAQLGVSGKHLERGEPEAALALLAGITEPLLHAEAETQRGTAHIFLGDPQAAKDAFTRALTSDAKHYRAQTNLGNVALEEGRVDEAIALYEGALKLNDSFANAHHNLGVAYRRKGQIDRSVKAIRRAQRVGRQRDREEARSALQGFGGRGARQGVRWLLYALLALGILFLLQTQGVL from the coding sequence ATGAAGACGGGAACCCTCAAGGTCGCACCGGCGCAGACCGTCCGGGAAGGCGGCGCCACGACGCTGCCGCCTTGGGCCGAAGCGCTCCGTGCGGGCCAGCTCAGCGCGGCGCTCCGCAGCCTTTTGCAGGAGCCAAGCGCCGACCCCGAGGTCGTGGACGCTCTCGGCGAGCTCGAGGAGGTGCGCGCCTTCCTGCGGGCCAAGGCGTGGGACCGTGCTCACCGGCGCGTGGCCGCGCTTAAACTCCCCGAAGCCGTGCGCGCAGCGATGCCCTCGGATCCGGCCACGTTGCAAGCGCAGGTCGCGCAGCTCGGCGTGAGCGGCAAGCACCTCGAGCGCGGCGAGCCCGAGGCGGCTCTAGCGCTGCTGGCGGGGATCACCGAACCCTTGCTGCACGCCGAAGCCGAGACGCAGCGCGGCACCGCCCACATCTTTCTGGGCGACCCACAAGCCGCCAAAGACGCCTTTACCCGCGCCCTAACGAGCGACGCCAAACACTACCGCGCGCAGACGAACCTCGGCAACGTCGCCCTCGAGGAGGGGCGCGTCGACGAGGCGATCGCCCTTTACGAGGGGGCACTGAAGCTCAACGACAGCTTCGCCAACGCGCACCACAACCTAGGGGTCGCCTACCGGCGCAAGGGGCAGATCGACCGGAGCGTCAAGGCCATCCGCCGCGCTCAGCGCGTGGGGCGCCAGCGCGACCGCGAGGAGGCGCGGAGCGCGCTCCAGGGCTTCGGGGGGCGCGGGGCGCGGCAGGGGGTGCGCTGGCTGCTCTACGCGCTCCTGGCGCTCGGGATCCTTTTTCTTCTGCAAACGCAAGGGGTGCTCTAA